The following are encoded together in the Pleurocapsa sp. FMAR1 genome:
- the recQ gene encoding DNA helicase RecQ gives MSTFASLELALKHFFGHDSFRPGQKKIIEAALRNQDLLTIMPTGGGKSLCFQLPALLKDGITIVVSPLIALMQDQVDSLQDNGINATYLNSTIKYEERRSRQIAILKNQVKLLYVAPERLLNERFSLFLEQVSQQVGISTIAIDEAHCVSEWGHDFRPEYSKLKLLRQRYPQIPLQALTATATKRVQQDIIQQLNLRSPDIHVASFDRPNLHYEIQPKDRNIYHKLLRTIRSESGAGIVYCLSRRRVEEVATKLKHDGIDALPYHAGLSDKERSSNQTSFLRDNIQVIVATIAFGMGIDKPDVRFVFHYDLPRSLESFYQESGRAGRDGELSKSILFFSLGDRKKIEFLIEQKADQNEQKIALQQLRQVINYAEGNDCRRTIILRYFGERYPGNCGKCDNCLNPKPIEDWTVEAQKFLSCVARCQEKFGVNHIVDVLIGSRKQKIHQYGHHLLSTYGIGKGRTADEWRMLGRSLVHQGLVGQTTDGYSVLKLNKRSWEVFRGQLAVKIAIDKHQTTTTATYNPRKEEAELLFEKLRKLRKQIGDRSSLAPYMIFADSSLKLMAQVRPKTLTDFANLSGVNEYKAQQYGDSFISAILEFNELHKLPVSIPSKSQMTTLELHQQGLSVAEIAQKRGFAISTICNHLSELLEMNQPVALNNLVTADKQQTIIKAIEQIGDASLKAIKDSLTDDYSYEEIKLVRGQKRSQT, from the coding sequence ATGTCAACTTTTGCCTCGTTAGAGTTAGCTTTAAAACATTTTTTTGGTCACGATAGCTTTCGTCCTGGACAAAAGAAAATTATTGAAGCAGCTTTACGTAACCAAGATTTATTGACAATTATGCCTACAGGAGGAGGTAAATCTCTTTGTTTTCAATTGCCAGCTTTGCTTAAAGATGGCATAACTATTGTGGTTTCGCCCCTAATTGCCTTAATGCAGGATCAGGTAGATTCTTTACAGGATAATGGAATCAATGCTACCTATCTTAACAGTACTATCAAGTATGAAGAAAGGCGATCGCGTCAAATAGCTATTCTCAAAAATCAGGTTAAGCTACTCTATGTTGCTCCAGAAAGGCTGTTAAATGAAAGATTTAGTCTTTTTCTCGAACAAGTATCCCAGCAGGTAGGTATATCCACCATCGCCATTGATGAGGCACACTGCGTCTCTGAGTGGGGACACGATTTTCGCCCTGAATATAGCAAGCTAAAACTATTACGTCAACGCTATCCCCAGATTCCTCTTCAGGCACTTACCGCCACCGCCACCAAAAGAGTTCAGCAGGATATAATTCAACAGCTAAACTTGCGATCGCCTGATATTCATGTTGCTAGCTTTGATCGCCCCAATCTTCATTATGAAATACAGCCTAAAGACCGCAATATCTACCATAAGCTGCTGCGGACTATTCGCTCAGAATCGGGTGCGGGGATAGTTTATTGTCTAAGTCGTCGTCGCGTCGAAGAAGTAGCGACTAAGCTTAAGCATGATGGTATAGATGCCTTACCCTATCATGCAGGATTATCAGATAAAGAAAGAAGTAGTAATCAAACTAGCTTTTTGCGGGATAATATCCAGGTAATTGTTGCCACCATTGCTTTTGGTATGGGTATTGATAAGCCTGATGTGCGGTTTGTTTTTCATTACGATTTACCCCGCAGTTTAGAAAGCTTTTACCAAGAATCAGGCAGGGCAGGCAGAGACGGCGAACTATCTAAGTCTATTTTGTTTTTTAGTTTGGGCGATCGCAAAAAGATTGAGTTTTTGATCGAACAAAAAGCCGATCAAAATGAACAAAAGATTGCTCTGCAACAGTTACGTCAGGTAATTAACTATGCCGAGGGTAATGATTGCCGTCGTACCATTATCCTGCGCTATTTTGGTGAAAGATATCCTGGAAATTGCGGTAAGTGCGATAACTGTCTTAATCCTAAACCCATCGAAGACTGGACTGTAGAAGCTCAAAAGTTTCTCTCTTGTGTTGCTCGTTGTCAGGAAAAATTCGGTGTAAATCACATCGTCGATGTCTTAATAGGCTCACGCAAACAGAAAATCCATCAGTATGGACATCATCTATTATCTACCTATGGTATCGGCAAGGGTAGAACCGCCGATGAATGGCGAATGCTGGGGCGAAGTCTGGTTCATCAAGGTTTGGTAGGGCAAACAACTGACGGTTATTCCGTACTTAAACTTAATAAACGTAGTTGGGAAGTTTTTCGTGGTCAACTAGCGGTAAAGATTGCCATTGACAAACACCAAACTACAACTACAGCTACTTACAATCCTCGTAAAGAAGAAGCAGAATTACTGTTTGAAAAACTCAGAAAACTACGTAAACAAATTGGCGATCGCAGTTCTCTTGCACCCTATATGATTTTTGCCGATTCTAGTCTCAAGCTGATGGCACAAGTGCGTCCTAAAACTTTAACTGATTTTGCTAATTTATCGGGAGTTAACGAATATAAAGCCCAACAGTATGGCGATAGTTTTATTTCGGCAATTTTAGAGTTTAATGAGTTACATAAACTACCCGTCAGCATTCCTTCAAAAAGCCAAATGACTACTCTAGAGCTACATCAGCAGGGTTTGAGCGTAGCTGAAATCGCCCAAAAACGCGGTTTTGCAATCTCAACAATTTGCAATCATTTAAGTGAGCTATTAGAAATGAATCAGCCAGTAGCTCTAAATAACTTAGTTACAGCAGATAAGCAACAAACAATTATCAAAGCGATCGAGCAAATTGGAGATGCCAGTCTAAAAGCTATAAAAGATAGCCTTACAGAC
- a CDS encoding GAF domain-containing protein translates to MSQYEYNQLLNNLSWEKTGQNIVDTAGKLLNVGIIILHFKKLQPDSEQHFFHRHLSLNNSNLSQDLLKLTVASDSELSINNNLIIQKYKEASTSKSSSYQACLQAKISSSIYIRIFSHPNLTASLTVHRCQESEDWYEEEIKAVKMVAQQATLIISQMLAGEKLKELAQRETTINRITATIRSSLEPPVMFASIAKELGEALKVDGCTLSLWTKSDRFVKCVGLYNPHEPQKIIQDYSGVSSSVPIAQNPILQALLYTKKTVSSADLEKQKNIARYELPWHAKARALLIVPLIVESEIIGSITLRQSGASRQWSRSEIDLTEAVASTAAIAISQVLIHQQVKELAQRETTINHITRAIRSSLEAPVMFATIAKELGEALKVDGCTLSLWTKSDRFVKCVGLYNPHEPQKIIQDYSDVSSSVPIAQNPLLQALLYTRKTVSSSDLEKQKNLARYELPWHAKARALLIVPLIVDEKIIGSITLRQSDISRQWSQAEIDLAEAVASTAAIAVQQAKLYQTTKKQAELLRIKEQKVRDLNLYLTESVLKRFLPAAIVNKAATGKLSLDLTPETRRITVLFCDLVGFTNLSNQLEVLLLAEILNEYLEAMSKAVFDYGGTVDKFMGDGVMAMFGAPEDLSCPEQAKRAILTATTMYYYLQKLNERWQAKVWKTNSKIPSLAMRCGIHQGAAVVGMFGGGQRKDYTAVGKVVNIASRLQSVAQPNTILISKAVANSLGSKIDWGQGCNLKLKGIDKDFCAFVIDIDSMSNEMTVSS, encoded by the coding sequence ATGAGCCAATATGAATATAATCAACTATTAAACAATTTGTCCTGGGAAAAAACGGGTCAAAATATTGTTGATACGGCTGGTAAATTACTCAATGTAGGAATTATTATCTTACATTTTAAGAAATTACAGCCTGATAGTGAACAACATTTCTTTCATCGTCACCTTAGTTTAAATAATTCTAATCTTAGTCAAGATTTACTTAAGTTAACAGTAGCATCTGATTCAGAACTATCTATTAACAATAATTTAATTATTCAAAAATACAAAGAGGCATCTACTTCCAAATCTTCTAGTTATCAGGCTTGTTTACAAGCGAAAATAAGCTCTAGCATCTATATTCGGATATTTTCTCACCCAAATCTAACCGCTTCGCTAACGGTTCATCGTTGCCAAGAGTCTGAGGATTGGTACGAAGAAGAAATAAAAGCTGTAAAAATGGTGGCTCAACAGGCGACTTTGATCATTTCCCAGATGCTAGCTGGAGAGAAGTTAAAGGAATTAGCCCAAAGAGAAACTACTATTAACCGTATTACTGCCACTATTCGCTCTAGTTTAGAACCACCAGTAATGTTTGCTTCGATCGCTAAAGAATTAGGAGAAGCTTTAAAGGTAGATGGCTGTACTTTATCTCTGTGGACAAAAAGCGATCGCTTTGTTAAATGTGTTGGTTTATATAATCCTCACGAACCACAAAAAATTATTCAGGATTATTCTGGTGTGTCTTCTTCGGTACCGATTGCCCAAAACCCCATACTCCAGGCTCTTTTGTATACCAAAAAAACCGTAAGTTCAGCCGATTTAGAAAAGCAAAAAAATATAGCTCGCTATGAACTTCCTTGGCACGCCAAAGCCAGGGCTTTATTAATTGTGCCTCTAATTGTTGAATCAGAGATTATTGGCAGTATTACCCTGAGACAGTCTGGTGCTTCTCGCCAATGGAGTCGATCGGAAATCGACTTAACCGAAGCCGTGGCTTCGACCGCAGCGATCGCTATTTCTCAAGTGTTGATTCACCAACAGGTAAAAGAACTAGCTCAAAGAGAAACTACCATCAACCACATTACCAGAGCAATTCGCTCAAGCTTAGAAGCACCAGTAATGTTTGCCACCATTGCCAAAGAATTAGGAGAAGCTTTAAAAGTAGATGGCTGTACTCTCTCTCTGTGGACAAAAAGCGATCGCTTTGTTAAATGTGTTGGTTTATACAATCCCCATGAACCACAAAAAATTATCCAAGATTATTCTGATGTGTCTTCTTCGGTACCAATTGCTCAAAATCCCCTTCTTCAGGCTCTTTTGTATACCAGAAAAACCGTAAGCTCAAGCGATCTAGAAAAACAAAAGAATCTAGCCCGTTATGAGCTTCCTTGGCACGCCAAGGCCAGAGCCTTATTAATTGTGCCTTTAATTGTTGATGAAAAGATTATTGGTAGTATTACCCTCAGACAATCAGATATATCTCGTCAATGGAGTCAAGCAGAAATCGACTTAGCCGAAGCCGTGGCTTCGACCGCGGCGATCGCTGTTCAACAGGCAAAACTATACCAAACTACTAAAAAACAAGCAGAATTGCTGCGAATTAAAGAGCAAAAAGTCAGAGATTTAAATCTCTATCTGACTGAATCAGTTTTAAAACGATTTTTACCCGCAGCCATAGTTAACAAAGCTGCCACAGGAAAACTTTCCCTCGATCTAACACCTGAAACTCGTCGTATTACTGTTTTATTCTGCGACCTGGTTGGCTTTACTAATTTATCTAATCAGCTAGAAGTACTACTTTTGGCGGAAATCTTGAATGAGTATCTCGAAGCCATGAGTAAAGCAGTATTTGATTATGGCGGAACAGTAGATAAGTTTATGGGAGATGGAGTAATGGCGATGTTTGGCGCACCAGAAGATTTATCCTGTCCAGAACAAGCCAAAAGAGCTATTTTAACTGCCACAACTATGTATTATTATTTACAAAAATTAAATGAGCGATGGCAAGCTAAAGTATGGAAAACAAATAGCAAAATTCCTTCTCTGGCAATGCGCTGTGGCATTCATCAGGGTGCAGCAGTAGTGGGAATGTTTGGCGGGGGACAAAGAAAAGACTACACGGCAGTCGGGAAAGTAGTTAATATAGCCTCTCGCTTACAAAGCGTTGCCCAACCCAATACTATTCTTATTTCCAAAGCTGTCGCCAATTCTCTGGGGTCTAAGATCGACTGGGGGCAAGGATGCAATCTTAAGTTAAAGGGTATTGATAAAGATTTTTGTGCTTTTGTGATCGATATTGATTCGATGAGCAATGAAATGACCGTTAGCTCTTAA